One genomic segment of Salarias fasciatus chromosome 8, fSalaFa1.1, whole genome shotgun sequence includes these proteins:
- the LOC115393271 gene encoding carnitine O-palmitoyltransferase 1, liver isoform: MAEAHQAVAFQFTVTPEGIDLQLSHQALTEIYLSGVRSWKKRIIRLKNSVITGVYPASPSSWLFVVIAILATMYTRSDPSMGLIAKIQEHLPVSQSMSTQCQAVVSAVLFSTMLWLLLIFTMRLCLKQLLSYHRWMFEQHAKMSTTTKVWVALVRIFSGRKPLLYSYQGSLPNLPVPAVKDTVKRYLESVRPLMDDTEYERMTKLASEFESSLGNRLQWYLKLKALWAANYVSDWWEEYVYLRGRSPIMVNSNYYGMDFLYVTPTPIQAARAGNSIHAFFLYRRKLNREEIKPSRIPGTVIPLCAAQCERIFNTTRTPGEETDTVQHWQDSDYIVVYHRGRYFRLKVYQAGRLLSPREIEFQIQRILDDSSSPSKGEAKLGALTAGDRIPWAKARAKYFSSGVNKRSLDCIEKAAFFVTLDDDEQGMMGDDPAASLDRYAKSLLHGKCYDRWFDKSFSVVYYKNGKNGINAEHSFADAPVIAHLWEYALATDSFQLGYNTEGHCKGEVDSSLPQPQKLNWEIPPECEEQISQSLAVAQALADDVDFHVFSFRDFGKGKVKKCRASPDAFIQMVLQLAYYRTRKTFCLTYEASMTRLFREGRTETVRSCSNESSAFVRALEGGETADVCRRLFRAASEKHQQLYRLAMTGAGIDRHLFCLYVVSKYLGVESSFLKEVLSEPWRLSTSQTPVQQVELFDLVNHPEYMSCGGGFGPVADDGYGVSYYIVGENIINFHISCKHSCPDTDAHKFGDQIRKALNDLIQLLSPNPKEPSKPEESRPEAKKDK, from the exons ATGGCAGAAGCCCACCAGGCGGTGGCCTTCCAGTTCACGGTCACCCCGGAGGGCATCGATCTGCAGCTGTCCCACCAGGCACTGACGGAGATTTACCTCTCCGGCGTGCGTTCCTGGAAGAAGCGGATCATCAGACTCAAG AACAGCGTGATAACAGGGGTCTATCCTGCCAGCCCCTCCTCCTGGCTCTTTGTGGTCATAGCGATCCTGGCCACCATGTACACCCGCTCCGACCCCTCCATGGGACTCATCGCTAAGATACAGGAGCACCTGCCTGTCAG CCAGTCCATGAGCACGCAGTGTCAGGCGGTGGTGTCGGCCGTGCTCTTCAGCACCATGCTGTGGCTCCTGCTCATCTTCACCATGCGCCTGTGCCTCAAGCAGCTCCTCTCCTACCACCGCTGGATGTTCGAGCAGCACGCCAAGAtgtccaccaccaccaaagTCTGGGTG GCTCTGGTGCGGATCTTTTCTGGCCGGAAGCCGTTGCTCTACAGCTATCAGGGTTCGCTGCCAAACCTCCCCGTGCCGGCCGTCAAGGACACAGTCAAGAGG TACTTGGAGTCGGTGCGTCCGCTGATGGACGATACGGAGTACGAACGCATGACCAAGCTGGCCTCGGAGTTCGAGAGCAGCCTCGGCAACCGGCTGCAGTGGTACCTCAAACTCAAAGCTCTCTGGGCCGCAAACTAC gtcagcGACTGGTGGGAGGAGTACGTCTATTTGCGGGGAAGAAGCCCAATCATGGTCAACAGTAACTACTATGGCATG GACTTCTTATACGTGACCCCGACGCCCATCCAGGCGGCCAGAGCGGGCAACAGCATCCACGCCTTCTTCCTGTACCGCCGCAAACTCAACAGAGAGGAGATTAAACCT AGTCGCATCCCAGGCACTGTCATTCCTCTGTGTGCCGCTCAGTGTGAGAGGATATTCAACACCACACGCACTCCTGGAGAGGAGACCG ACACTGTGCAGCACTGGCAGGACAGCGACTACATCGTGGTGTACCACAGGGGTCGATACTTCCGTCTCAAGGTGTACCAGGCCGGCCGTCTGCTGTCTCCACGGGAGATTGAGTTCCAGATTCAGAGGATCCTCGACGACTCCTCATCTCCTTCCAAAGGGGAGGCCAAGCTTGGAGCCCTGACTGCTGGAGACAG GATTCCGTGGGCTAAAGCCAGAGCCAAGTATTTCAGCAGTGGGGTGAATAAACGCTCTCTGGACTGCATTGAGAAAGCAGCCTTCTTCGTGACCCTGGATGATGATGagcaaggcatgatgggagacGACCCAGCGGCCAGTTTGGATCGCTATGCCAAGTCCTTACTGCACGGGAAATGCTATGACAG GTGGTTTGACAAGTCCTTTTCAGTGGTTTACTACAAAAATGGCAAGAATGGAATAAACGCAGAGCACTCTTTTGCTGATGCACCAGTGATAGCACATTTATGGGAG taCGCTCTGGCCACTGACAGCTTCCAGCTCGGTTACAACACGGAGGGTCACTGCAAAGGGGAAGTAGATTCATCACTGCCACAACCACAGAAGCTAAACTGGGAAATTCCTCCAGAA TGTGAGGAGCAGATCTCCCAGTCTCTGGCCGTGGCCCAGGCCCTGGCCGATGACGTGGACTTCCACGTTTTCTCCTTCCGAGACTTTGGCAAAGGGAAGGTGAAGAAGTGTCGCGCCAGTCCAGATGCCTTCATTCAGATGGTTCTGCAGTTGGCCTACTACAGG ACCCGGAAGACGTTTTGTTTGACTTACGAAGCCTCCATGACGCGTCTGTTCAGGGAGGGCAGGACCGAGACCGTTCGCTCCTGCTCCAATGAGAGCAGTGCCTTTGTCCGAGCGCTGGAGGGCGGAGAG ACAGCAGATGTGTGCCGGCGCTTGTTCCGTGCGGCGTCGGAGAAGCACCAGCAGCTGTATCGCTTGGCCATGACCGGAGCCGGCATCGACAGACACCTGTTCTGCCTCTACGTGGTTTCCAAATACCTCGGAGTGGAGTCCTCCTTCTTGAAAGAG GTGCTGTCTGAGCCGTGGAGATTGTCCACAAGTCAGACCCCagtccagcaggtggagctgtttGACCTGGTCAACCACCCAGAGTACATGTCCTGTGGAGGAGGCTTTGGGCCG GTGGCTGACGACGGCTACGGGGTGTCCTACTACATCGTGGGAGAGAACATTATTAACTTCCACATCTCGTGCAAACACTCGTGTCCGGACACG GATGCCCACAAGTTTGGCGACCAGATCAGGAAAGCCCTGAATGACCTGATCCAGCTGCTGAGCCCCAACCCGAAGGAACCGAGCAAACCGGAGGAGAGTCGACCCGAAGCCAAGAAAGACAAGTAA
- the LOC115393093 gene encoding troponin T, slow skeletal muscle-like has protein sequence MEKDLLELQTLIDVHFEQRKKEEEELIGLKERIESRRAERAEQQRVRAEKERDRQTRIAEERQRKEDEEAKKRADDEAKKKKVLSNMGAHFGGFLAKAELKRGKRQTAREIKKKTLAERRKPLAIENLREDGLRERAKEMWERIYQLESEKFDLTEKMWRQKYEINVLLNRIQHAQKFKKVHGKGKVGGRWK, from the exons ATGGAGAAAGAtctcctggagctccagactctgATCGATGTGCACTTTGAGCAacggaagaaagaggaagaggagctgatcGGGCTCAAAGAAAGAATT GAGAGCCGGCGAGCGGAGAGGGCCGAGCAGCAGCGAGTCAGAGCCGAAAAAGAGCGGGACAGACAGACCAGGATTGCA gaggagagacagaggaaggaggacgaggaggcgaAGAAGAGGGCGGACGATgaggccaagaagaagaaggtgctGTCCAACATGGGGGCTCACTTCGGAGGGTTCCTCGCAAAG GCAGAGCTGAAGCGGGGCAAAAGACAAACTGCGAGGGAAATCAAGAAGAAGACTCTGGCAGAACGACGCAAGCCGCTGGCCATCGAGAACCTGAGAGAGGACGGCCTGAG AGAGCGAGCCAAAGAGATGTGGGAGCGGATCTACCAGCTGGAGTCTGAGAAGTTCGACCTGACGGAGAAGATGTGGAGGCAGAAGTATGAG ataaaTGTCCTCCTGAACAGAATCCAACATGCACAGAAATT CAAAAAAGTCCACGGTAAGGGGAAGGTTGGCGGCCGCTGGAAGTGA
- the dnaaf3l gene encoding dynein assembly factor 3, axonemal, whose translation MSAGRASEGAGSISWWGFSPARDLLRMGPVNRDRDANVLLVGSGDPRHILKTIAGLQEKQSLHVWVVENSMEVVARQLLLLYLALMPQENMGINEKTEIFLEVFGNGEIRSQTEETVRRAACQLSRSVTEAVETAAHDCLNTSLLKFKERDELDQIFKLWTQSVSSSSSSSSCEHRAPFSMSRAWDYRVRQHLGTRYDSRKGCFDWDLTMKLHGKGCGVISKQQYVRWRERGLAFEMREGVYQTANASLLSSKVFSQRGRKVSVRGYWGDIVSSPYLSFGIETDDQSLLKTHNGQHIKTAQDISVANVQELFQCLSSRRGCPTASQPHTESEDPTTPARLNATFHDLMQLNGVSVTFLPSDSLQKLPQKPKYSHFFNTIYFSVGCAHQLGPETRQIAAPDAVLVVELAKYILDLNKEQEDGFAETVRRMASEAAFEPWHEENREDAHAVFIQQEK comes from the exons ATGAGTGCTGGGCGAGCGTCGGAAGGCGCGGGCAGCATCTCCTGGTGGGGCTTCAGTCCTGCGCGTGACCTGCTCAGAATGG GTCCTGTGAACCGTGACAGAGACGCTAATGTCTTGCTGGTTGGCAGTGGAGATCCACGACATATTCTGAAGACCATTGCTGGTTTGCAGGAAAAGCAAAGTCTTCAT GTGTGGGTGGTAGAAAACAGCATGGAAGTGGTGGCTCGACAGCTGCTACTCCTCTACCTTGCACTAATGCCTCAGGAAAACATGGGAATCAATG agaaGACAGAGATTTTCCTGGAGGTGTTTGGGAACGGTGAAATCCGCAGCCAGACGGAGGAGACAGTGCGACGTGCGGCCTGTCAGCTCTCCCGGTCTGTCACTGAGGCCGTGGAGACAGCCGCACACGACTGTCTGAACACCAGTCTCCTCAAG TTTAAGGAGCGGGATGAACTGGACCAAATATTCAAGTTGTGGACCCAGTCGGtgtcttcatcatcttcatcctcttcatgtGAGCATCGTGCTCCCTTCTCGATGTCCAGAGCCTGGGATTATCGTGTCAGACAGCATCTGGGAACGCGCTATGACTCCAGAAAAGGCTGCTTTGACTGGGACCTTACCATGAAGCTGCATGGCAAAGGG TGCGGCGTCATCAGCAAACAGCAGTATGTACGATGGCGAGAGCGGGGGCTGGCGTTCGAGATGAGGGAAGGCGTTTACCAAACCGCCAACGCAAGTTTGCTCTCCTCAAAAGTTTTTAGTCAG agagggaggaaagtgTCTGTCAGGGGCTACTGGGGAGACATCGTTTCCAGCCCTTACCTCTCCTTCGGCATTGAAACCGATGACCAGAGtctgctgaagacacacaaTGGGCAACACATCAAG ACAGCCCAGGATATCTCCGTTGCAAATGTGCAGGAATTGTTCCAGTGCCTGTCCAGCAGACGGGGCTGCCCCACTGCATCTCAGCCTCACACAGAATCAGAGGATCCAACGACACCAGCTCGACTCAACGCCACTTTtcacg aCTTGATGCAGCTGAACGGCGTCTCAGTGACCTTCCTGCCTTCAGACTCGCTGCAAAAACTGCCCCAAAAACCCAAATACTCCCACTTCTTCAACACCATTTACTTCTCAGTGGG CTGTGCGCACCAGTTGGGCCCGGAGACGAGACAGATTGCAGCACCAGACGCCGTGCTCGTGGTGGAGCTGGCCAA GTACATACTGGATCTGAACAAAGAGCAAGAAGACGGCTTTGCAGAGACAGTGAGGCGCATGGCATCGGAGGCTGCGTTTGAGCCGTGGCACGAGGAAAACAGGgaggatgctcatgctgttttcATACAGCAGGAGAAGTAA